A window of the Sphingobium sp. CAP-1 genome harbors these coding sequences:
- the dapA gene encoding 4-hydroxy-tetrahydrodipicolinate synthase gives MFSGSIPALITPFRDGAVDEAAFRAFVDWQIAEGSSALVPCGTTGESATMTVEEHNRVIAICVDQAAGRVPVIAGCGSNDTRIALEHMYAAQAAGANAALVVAPYYNKPNQDGVYQHFAYLAERCDLPIVLYNVPGRTITDIGVPVMYRLAEEYQSIVGIKDATGNLGRVTAQRLACGPDFCQLSGNDETALGFNAMGGRGCISVTANVAPRLCADFQAAMAAHDWDGALALQDRLYPLHDALFSDSSPGPVKYALTRVRPDMPGDVRLPITWPSESSRAAVDRALEIAGLV, from the coding sequence ATGTTTTCGGGCTCGATTCCGGCTCTGATCACCCCATTTCGCGATGGCGCGGTGGATGAGGCCGCTTTCCGCGCCTTCGTCGACTGGCAGATCGCCGAAGGATCGAGCGCGCTGGTCCCCTGCGGCACCACCGGCGAAAGCGCCACCATGACGGTGGAGGAGCATAATCGCGTCATCGCCATCTGCGTCGATCAGGCGGCCGGCCGCGTGCCGGTGATCGCCGGCTGCGGCTCCAACGACACCCGAATCGCGCTGGAGCATATGTATGCCGCGCAGGCGGCCGGCGCGAATGCCGCGCTGGTTGTCGCGCCCTATTATAACAAGCCCAATCAGGACGGCGTGTACCAGCATTTCGCCTATCTCGCCGAACGCTGCGACCTGCCGATCGTCCTCTACAACGTCCCCGGCCGCACCATCACCGACATTGGCGTGCCGGTGATGTATCGACTGGCGGAGGAATATCAGTCGATCGTCGGGATCAAGGACGCTACCGGGAATCTGGGGCGTGTCACCGCGCAGCGTCTGGCCTGCGGCCCGGACTTCTGCCAGCTTTCGGGCAATGACGAAACGGCGCTGGGGTTCAATGCGATGGGCGGCAGGGGGTGCATCAGCGTCACCGCCAATGTCGCGCCGCGCCTGTGCGCCGATTTTCAGGCGGCGATGGCGGCGCATGACTGGGATGGCGCATTGGCGCTTCAGGATCGTCTCTATCCCCTGCATGATGCCCTGTTCAGCGATTCTTCACCCGGCCCGGTTAAATACGCTCTTACGCGCGTTCGCCCCGACATGCCCGGCGATGTCCGCCTGCCGATCACCTGGCCGTCGGAATCGAGTCGCGCCGCCGTCGACCGCGCACTGGAGATTGCGGGATTGGTTTGA
- a CDS encoding response regulator has translation MKRGEEAWLIQPRSRLALPLLILAALASAALVLYAAGSWALAAGFGATILTVAALLTWYQHLYPPQPSDRESTPDWTVARAAADASSMAIAVTDRAGRLVCASDLFGEWFPGYPTPPAVTADTGLADNLSTAARAAWRDGDARQEGMVLGALRLDVDITRTGRTEDYLLWRFTPVRQPSALDDVHRFLTGEAGRQLGEAGIMAVMIGGEGRIRAANGAFLLRAAGRIDANITGRDFAAHMRVDDKSRLFLAREEQGGLPLRLLQVPLKRAAQPNGSQASAQDGPMLLLLIDEPAGGGGTSALSYIETLLSLLPFGLAMADRDGRVLFLNNAFARAAGLKPGDKPSYPGDLVVREDQAAVADAVRRFAVGPQMSGDIAVRMRDTPDDPIALSLAGVRGLGEAAVLLSLKDNSEESKLKRQVAQATKMQAIGQLAGGVAHDFNNILTAIIGHCDLMLMRHTPGDSDYDDIQQVKSNSNRAAGLTRQLLAFSRQQTLRPQILQLPDIVADVSTLLKRLLGENVKLDVTHGRNLGAVRADPGQMEQVIVNLAVNARDAMPEGGTLHIQTYAVPAAKVREMRQQILPAGDYSALRVSDTGLGIPPDILAKIFEPFFTTKELGKGTGLGLSTVYGIVKQSGGYIFAESELGRGASFVIYLPVYAGADAEQPVAPPAAAPRAETWGTGTVLLVEDEDMVRAVAERALTRQGYKVLTANDGEQGLEVLGGAEKIDLLISDVVMPNMDGPAMVARARRTHPDLPVLFMSGYAEEQLRKSIDIANVAFLPKPFSVSQLAEAARDALATRPAAE, from the coding sequence TTGAAAAGAGGTGAAGAGGCCTGGCTGATCCAGCCGCGCTCGCGTCTGGCGTTGCCGCTGCTGATCCTGGCCGCCCTCGCGTCCGCTGCCTTGGTCCTCTACGCCGCCGGTAGCTGGGCGCTGGCCGCCGGTTTCGGCGCGACCATATTGACCGTCGCCGCGCTGCTGACCTGGTATCAGCATCTTTATCCGCCCCAGCCCTCCGATCGTGAATCGACGCCCGACTGGACCGTCGCCCGCGCCGCCGCCGACGCCTCCAGCATGGCGATCGCCGTCACCGACCGCGCCGGCCGGCTGGTCTGCGCCAGCGATCTGTTCGGCGAATGGTTCCCCGGCTATCCCACGCCTCCCGCCGTCACCGCCGACACGGGACTGGCCGACAACCTGTCCACCGCCGCCCGTGCCGCCTGGCGCGATGGCGATGCCCGGCAGGAAGGCATGGTGCTGGGCGCGCTGCGGCTCGATGTCGACATTACCCGCACCGGCCGGACCGAGGATTATCTGCTCTGGCGTTTCACTCCCGTCCGCCAGCCCAGTGCGCTCGACGACGTGCATCGCTTCCTGACCGGGGAAGCCGGTCGCCAGTTGGGCGAAGCGGGGATCATGGCGGTGATGATCGGCGGGGAAGGGCGCATCCGCGCCGCCAATGGCGCTTTTCTGCTGCGCGCGGCCGGGCGGATCGACGCCAATATCACCGGTCGCGACTTCGCCGCCCATATGCGGGTGGATGACAAGAGCCGCCTCTTCCTGGCGCGCGAGGAACAGGGCGGCCTGCCGCTGCGCCTGCTCCAGGTGCCGCTCAAGCGCGCCGCCCAGCCCAACGGGTCGCAGGCGTCGGCGCAGGATGGCCCGATGCTGCTGCTGCTGATCGATGAACCGGCGGGCGGCGGCGGCACATCGGCGCTCTCCTATATCGAAACCCTGCTCTCGCTGCTGCCCTTCGGCCTCGCCATGGCGGATCGCGACGGCCGCGTCCTCTTCCTCAACAATGCCTTTGCCCGCGCGGCGGGCCTCAAGCCCGGCGACAAGCCCAGCTATCCCGGCGATCTGGTCGTGCGGGAGGATCAGGCGGCGGTGGCCGATGCGGTGCGCCGCTTCGCGGTCGGCCCGCAAATGTCGGGCGATATCGCCGTGCGGATGCGTGATACGCCCGACGATCCGATCGCGCTCAGCCTGGCGGGGGTGCGCGGTCTGGGCGAAGCGGCCGTGCTGCTCAGCCTCAAGGATAATAGCGAGGAATCCAAGCTCAAGCGCCAGGTCGCGCAGGCGACCAAGATGCAGGCGATCGGCCAGCTCGCCGGCGGCGTCGCCCATGACTTCAACAATATCCTGACCGCGATCATCGGCCATTGCGACCTGATGCTGATGCGCCATACGCCCGGCGACAGCGACTATGACGATATCCAGCAGGTCAAGTCGAACAGCAACCGTGCCGCCGGCCTGACCCGCCAGTTGCTCGCCTTTTCCCGGCAACAGACGCTGCGCCCGCAAATCCTGCAATTGCCCGATATCGTCGCCGACGTGTCGACGCTGCTGAAACGGCTGCTGGGCGAAAATGTGAAGCTGGACGTGACCCATGGCCGCAATCTGGGCGCGGTGCGCGCGGACCCCGGCCAGATGGAGCAGGTGATCGTCAACCTGGCGGTCAACGCCCGCGACGCCATGCCCGAAGGCGGCACGCTGCATATCCAGACCTATGCCGTCCCGGCGGCGAAGGTGCGCGAGATGCGCCAGCAGATATTGCCCGCCGGCGATTACAGCGCGCTGCGCGTATCCGACACCGGCCTTGGTATTCCGCCCGATATTCTCGCGAAGATCTTCGAACCTTTCTTCACCACCAAGGAACTGGGCAAGGGCACGGGCCTTGGCCTTTCCACCGTCTATGGCATCGTCAAACAGTCGGGCGGCTATATCTTCGCCGAATCCGAACTGGGGCGCGGCGCCAGCTTCGTCATCTACCTGCCCGTCTATGCCGGCGCCGACGCGGAACAGCCGGTCGCCCCCCCCGCGGCCGCACCGCGCGCCGAAACCTGGGGCACCGGCACGGTGCTGCTGGTGGAGGATGAGGATATGGTCCGCGCCGTCGCCGAACGCGCGCTCACGCGGCAGGGCTATAAGGTGCTGACCGCCAATGACGGCGAACAGGGGCTGGAGGTGCTGGGCGGGGCCGAAAAGATCGACCTGCTCATTTCCGACGTGGTGATGCCCAATATGGATGGCCCCGCCATGGTCGCCCGTGCCCGCCGCACCCATCCCGACCTGCCGGTCCTGTTCATGTCGGGCTATGCCGAGGAGCAGTTGCGCAAGTCGATCGACATCGCCAATGTCGCCTTCCTGCCCAAGCCCTTTTCGGTCAGCCAGCTTGCCGAAGCGGCGCGCGACGCGCTGGCGACCCGCCCGGCGGCGGAGTGA
- the aspS gene encoding aspartate--tRNA ligase yields MHAYRTHTCGALTTAEVGNDVRLSGWVHRKRDHGGVLFVDLRDHYGITQIVAKADSDPLRALESLRLESVVTIEGKVVARAAEAINPKMATGQIEVVADSVTILSAAAELPLPVAGEQDYPEDIRLRYRFLDLRRETLHANIVKRTKVISDMRRRMEGAGFTEYSTPILTASSPEGARDFLVPSRIHPGKFYALPQAPQQYKQLLMVAGFDRYFQIAPCFRDEDPRADRLPGEFYQLDLEMSFVTQEDVWNTMEPVIAQVFEAFADGKHVTPAGSFPRIPHAEAMLKYGSDKPDLRNPILIQDVTEHFVGSGFGIFASLVDSGSVIRAIPAPGAGAGSRKFFDDMNVWARGEGYSGLGYINIKDGVPGGPIAKNHGEEATAKLIEALGLGPNDGVFFAAGKESQAAKLAGLARIRVGEQLDLIDKDRFELCWIVDFPFYEYDEDTKSIDFAHNPFSMPQGGLDALNTQDPLTINAYQYDMVCNGYEIASGSIRNQSPEAMVKAFELVGLSKADVEERFGGLYRAFQYGAPPHGGMAAGVDRIVMLLCGAQNLREITLFPMNQRAEDLLMGAPSAAEFKQLRELHVRVVEPQAKA; encoded by the coding sequence ATGCACGCCTATCGCACTCATACCTGCGGCGCCCTGACCACAGCCGAGGTTGGCAATGATGTGCGCCTGTCGGGCTGGGTGCATCGCAAGCGCGACCATGGGGGCGTGCTGTTCGTCGACCTGCGCGACCATTATGGCATCACCCAGATCGTGGCCAAGGCGGACAGCGATCCGCTCCGCGCGCTGGAAAGCCTGCGCCTCGAATCGGTCGTGACGATCGAGGGCAAGGTGGTCGCGCGCGCCGCCGAAGCCATCAACCCGAAAATGGCGACCGGGCAGATCGAGGTCGTGGCCGACAGCGTGACCATCCTGTCGGCCGCCGCCGAACTGCCGCTGCCGGTGGCGGGCGAGCAGGACTATCCCGAAGATATCCGCCTGCGTTACCGCTTCCTCGACCTGCGCCGCGAAACGCTGCACGCGAATATCGTCAAGCGCACGAAGGTCATTTCCGACATGCGCCGCCGCATGGAAGGGGCGGGCTTCACCGAATATTCGACCCCGATCCTGACGGCGAGCAGCCCGGAAGGCGCGCGCGACTTCCTCGTCCCCAGCCGCATCCATCCCGGCAAATTCTACGCCCTGCCGCAGGCGCCGCAGCAATATAAGCAGTTGCTGATGGTCGCCGGCTTCGACCGCTATTTCCAGATCGCCCCCTGCTTCCGGGACGAAGATCCGCGTGCCGATCGCCTGCCGGGCGAATTTTATCAGCTTGACCTGGAAATGAGCTTCGTCACCCAGGAAGATGTCTGGAACACGATGGAGCCGGTCATCGCCCAGGTGTTCGAGGCATTTGCCGACGGCAAGCATGTCACCCCGGCGGGTAGCTTCCCGCGCATCCCGCACGCCGAAGCGATGCTGAAATATGGCAGCGACAAGCCCGACCTGCGCAACCCGATCCTGATTCAGGACGTGACCGAGCATTTCGTGGGGTCCGGCTTCGGCATCTTCGCTTCGCTGGTCGACAGCGGCAGCGTCATCCGCGCCATCCCGGCGCCGGGCGCAGGGGCTGGCAGCCGCAAATTCTTCGATGACATGAATGTCTGGGCGCGTGGCGAAGGCTATTCGGGCCTTGGCTATATCAACATCAAGGATGGCGTCCCCGGCGGCCCGATCGCCAAAAATCATGGCGAGGAAGCGACGGCGAAGCTGATCGAAGCGCTCGGCCTTGGTCCCAATGACGGCGTGTTCTTCGCCGCCGGCAAGGAATCGCAGGCCGCCAAGCTGGCCGGCCTCGCCCGCATCCGGGTGGGCGAACAACTGGACCTCATCGACAAGGACCGGTTCGAACTCTGCTGGATCGTGGACTTCCCCTTCTACGAATATGATGAGGATACGAAGTCGATCGACTTCGCCCATAACCCCTTCTCCATGCCGCAGGGCGGGCTGGACGCGCTCAACACGCAAGACCCGCTGACCATCAACGCCTATCAATATGACATGGTCTGCAACGGCTATGAGATCGCGTCCGGTTCGATCCGCAACCAGTCGCCCGAAGCCATGGTCAAGGCGTTCGAACTGGTCGGCCTCAGCAAGGCGGACGTGGAGGAACGGTTTGGCGGCCTCTACCGCGCCTTCCAATATGGCGCACCGCCCCATGGCGGCATGGCCGCCGGCGTCGACCGCATCGTCATGCTGCTGTGCGGCGCGCAGAATCTGCGCGAAATCACGCTGTTCCCGATGAACCAGCGCGCCGAGGATCTGCTGATGGGTGCCCCCAGCGCCGCCGAGTTCAAGCAGTTGCGCGAACTCCATGTCCGCGTCGTGGAACCGCAGGCGAAGGCGTAA
- the greB gene encoding transcription elongation factor GreB, translating to MTTPYPNYISPEGFAKLRAEYDHLLGVERPAIVEVVSWAAGNGDRSENGDYLYGRKRMREIDGQLKRLSKKMKDAKVVDPRQQPDKGRVYFGATVTIADEDDNHRIVTIVGNDETDIDAGRIGWGSPMARALRGAAVGDLRRVRLPAGEKDYEVMAIAYPA from the coding sequence ATGACCACGCCCTATCCCAACTATATCAGCCCCGAAGGCTTTGCGAAGCTGCGCGCCGAATATGACCATCTGCTGGGGGTCGAGCGGCCGGCGATCGTCGAGGTGGTGAGCTGGGCGGCGGGCAATGGCGACCGCAGCGAGAATGGCGACTATCTTTATGGCCGCAAGCGGATGCGCGAGATTGACGGGCAGTTGAAGCGGCTGTCGAAGAAGATGAAGGACGCCAAGGTCGTCGATCCCCGGCAGCAGCCCGACAAGGGCCGGGTCTATTTCGGCGCAACCGTCACCATCGCCGACGAGGATGACAATCACCGCATCGTGACGATCGTGGGCAATGACGAGACGGACATCGACGCCGGGCGCATCGGCTGGGGATCGCCGATGGCGCGGGCGCTGCGCGGCGCGGCGGTGGGCGACCTGCGCCGCGTCCGGCTGCCGGCGGGCGAGAAGGACTATGAGGTGATGGCCATCGCCTATCCCGCCTGA
- a CDS encoding DUF2062 domain-containing protein: MDNRLTRWWHANAPTRESLEKSRVLAPVAHRVLEPSLWRFTRRSVPRGVALGLFVGIFLLIPGVQIAGAALFALPFRANIPVAAAMTFLSNPATTPLILMASVWIGNWMLGRSADASGFMALVDRHASIREWCAWLFSEAAPAMLLGLFLISLVCAVVGYVIADWFWRRRMGRKWQARKLRIGKVHKSGALEEVARV, encoded by the coding sequence ATGGACAACAGGCTCACCCGCTGGTGGCACGCCAATGCGCCGACCCGCGAATCGCTGGAGAAGAGCCGCGTCCTCGCCCCCGTCGCGCACCGCGTCCTCGAACCCTCGCTGTGGCGCTTCACCCGCCGTTCGGTGCCGCGCGGCGTGGCGCTGGGCCTGTTCGTCGGTATCTTCCTGCTGATCCCCGGTGTGCAGATCGCCGGCGCGGCCCTGTTCGCCCTGCCGTTCCGCGCCAATATCCCGGTCGCCGCCGCCATGACCTTCCTCTCCAATCCGGCCACCACCCCGCTGATCCTGATGGCGTCGGTGTGGATCGGCAACTGGATGCTGGGGCGCAGCGCCGACGCGTCGGGCTTCATGGCGCTGGTCGATCGCCACGCCTCGATCCGCGAATGGTGCGCCTGGCTCTTTTCGGAGGCCGCGCCCGCCATGCTGCTCGGCCTGTTCCTGATTTCGCTGGTCTGCGCGGTCGTGGGCTATGTCATCGCCGACTGGTTCTGGCGTCGTCGCATGGGTCGCAAATGGCAGGCGCGCAAATTGAGGATTGGCAAGGTCCATAAAAGCGGCGCATTGGAGGAAGTCGCCCGCGTCTGA
- the smpB gene encoding SsrA-binding protein SmpB, producing the protein MARPRPATFDKKKIVAENRRAKFDYFIEDVFEAGIALQGTEVKALRGGEGNIAESYAEVKGNQVWLVNSNIPEYSHGNRENHTPKRPRKLLLHEREINKMHGAVERKGMTLVPLMIYFNSQGRAKVELALAKGKQNHDKRDSIKERDWKRDQQRIMRDKG; encoded by the coding sequence ATGGCCCGTCCCCGCCCCGCCACCTTCGACAAGAAGAAGATCGTTGCCGAAAACCGGCGCGCGAAGTTCGACTATTTTATCGAGGACGTGTTCGAAGCCGGCATCGCCCTGCAAGGGACCGAGGTGAAGGCACTGCGCGGGGGCGAGGGCAATATCGCCGAAAGCTATGCCGAGGTGAAGGGCAATCAGGTGTGGCTGGTGAACAGCAACATCCCCGAATATAGCCATGGCAATCGCGAAAATCACACGCCCAAGCGCCCGCGCAAGCTGTTGCTGCATGAGCGGGAGATCAACAAGATGCATGGCGCGGTCGAGCGCAAGGGCATGACGCTGGTGCCGCTGATGATCTATTTCAACAGCCAGGGCCGGGCCAAGGTCGAACTCGCGCTGGCCAAGGGCAAGCAGAATCACGACAAGCGCGACAGCATCAAGGAACGCGACTGGAAGCGCGACCAGCAGCGTATCATGCGGGACAAGGGCTGA
- a CDS encoding methyl-accepting chemotaxis protein → MFAAPIDPSESDLLPADRAPVVRLGQPLSEAVDLFQRDSALRLLPVLDGADRPVGAIYERDMRRILFNPFGHALLRNPSFGGRLDDHVRPCVAVDRATGIEALVDLYAAQGAGCEGLIVTHRGRYAGVLGGPLLLRLTAERDARVALARAERVERITQESAAFRQDIGLMIGDMASMADRLAALAAQAAERATGDGADSAAMAVAAAQTAERLSELAAGGADLGQLFHTMEAEAQDAAAAIGEAATRSRSGARRSEALRVEADGIGEVIALIDTIARATAMLALNAGIEAARAGEAGQGFAVVAREVQSLAQQTRDAAAGIAGRIDHIRAAIADVAAGHAHMDATMARADRLSAAVFEAVARQSAFSRAIADSVAEAGSSSAHIRAGARQISDNAQSTVLAARGMRDVADRLAGEAHRLEQRAGGFIAAMRAA, encoded by the coding sequence ATGTTCGCAGCGCCCATCGATCCTTCCGAATCCGACCTGCTTCCGGCCGACCGCGCGCCCGTTGTTCGCCTCGGCCAACCGCTCAGCGAAGCGGTCGACTTGTTTCAGCGTGATTCGGCGCTGCGCCTGCTGCCGGTGCTGGATGGCGCCGATCGCCCGGTCGGCGCCATTTACGAACGCGACATGCGCCGCATCCTGTTCAATCCCTTCGGCCATGCGCTGCTGCGCAATCCCAGCTTCGGCGGGCGGCTGGACGATCATGTCCGCCCCTGCGTCGCCGTCGACCGCGCGACCGGCATAGAGGCGCTGGTCGATCTCTACGCTGCGCAGGGTGCGGGGTGCGAAGGGCTGATCGTCACCCACCGGGGCCGCTATGCCGGCGTGCTGGGTGGACCGCTGCTGCTGCGCCTCACCGCCGAGCGCGATGCCCGCGTGGCGCTGGCGCGCGCCGAACGGGTGGAGCGCATCACTCAGGAAAGCGCCGCTTTCCGGCAGGACATTGGCCTGATGATCGGCGACATGGCAAGCATGGCCGACCGGCTCGCCGCCCTTGCGGCGCAGGCGGCCGAGCGCGCCACGGGCGATGGTGCCGATTCCGCCGCGATGGCCGTGGCCGCAGCCCAGACGGCGGAACGGCTGTCCGAACTGGCGGCGGGTGGCGCGGACCTTGGTCAACTGTTCCACACAATGGAGGCCGAAGCGCAGGACGCCGCCGCCGCGATCGGCGAGGCGGCAACGCGCAGCCGGTCCGGCGCCCGGCGCAGCGAGGCGCTGCGGGTCGAGGCCGACGGCATCGGCGAGGTGATCGCCCTTATCGATACGATCGCGCGGGCGACCGCGATGCTGGCGCTCAACGCGGGCATTGAGGCGGCGCGCGCCGGGGAAGCGGGGCAGGGCTTCGCCGTTGTCGCCCGCGAAGTGCAATCGCTCGCCCAGCAGACCCGCGACGCCGCCGCCGGCATTGCCGGGCGGATCGACCATATCCGCGCCGCCATCGCCGATGTCGCGGCCGGCCACGCCCATATGGACGCGACCATGGCGCGCGCCGATCGCCTGTCTGCCGCCGTGTTCGAGGCGGTCGCCCGGCAAAGCGCCTTTAGCCGTGCCATCGCCGACAGCGTCGCCGAAGCGGGATCGTCCAGCGCCCATATCCGCGCCGGCGCCCGGCAGATCAGCGACAATGCGCAGTCGACCGTGCTGGCCGCGCGGGGAATGCGCGACGTTGCCGATCGGCTGGCGGGTGAAGCGCATCGGCTGGAACAGCGCGCCGGCGGCTTTATCGCGGCGATGCGCGCGGCCTGA
- a CDS encoding polyphosphate kinase 2 family protein: protein MTIDLADYERGAKYQGDYDADLAALQQRLAKIQVAHILHGRRSVILLEGWDAAGKGGIIKRMSADWDPRYYQVHPIAAPTEEERDHHFLWRFWTRLPASRNIAIFDRSWYGRVLVERVEGFCSRKDWKRGYDEINAFEKQLAQAGTNFVKLFIHITQETQDEQLAQRLDTPWKRWKTGADDYRNRARRADYLDAMHAMFKKTDSKVAPWQVIDNNHRKAGRIAALTAVADRLEKLVPMDFPEADPAVVTLAQQAFGYKSK from the coding sequence ATGACCATCGACCTTGCCGACTATGAACGGGGGGCGAAGTATCAGGGCGATTATGACGCCGATCTCGCCGCGCTCCAGCAGCGGCTTGCCAAGATTCAGGTCGCCCACATCCTGCACGGCCGGCGCAGCGTCATCCTGCTGGAAGGGTGGGACGCAGCCGGCAAGGGTGGCATCATCAAGCGGATGAGCGCCGATTGGGACCCGCGTTACTATCAGGTCCATCCGATCGCCGCCCCGACGGAGGAGGAGCGCGACCATCATTTCCTCTGGCGTTTCTGGACGCGCCTGCCCGCCAGCCGCAATATCGCGATCTTCGACCGTAGCTGGTATGGCCGGGTGCTGGTTGAGCGGGTCGAAGGCTTCTGTTCCAGAAAGGACTGGAAGCGCGGCTATGACGAGATCAACGCGTTTGAAAAGCAACTGGCGCAGGCCGGGACCAATTTCGTCAAATTATTCATCCACATCACCCAGGAAACCCAGGACGAACAACTCGCCCAGCGGCTCGACACGCCATGGAAGCGGTGGAAAACCGGCGCCGACGATTATCGCAACCGCGCCCGCCGCGCCGACTATCTCGACGCCATGCACGCGATGTTCAAAAAGACCGACAGCAAGGTCGCACCCTGGCAGGTCATCGACAATAATCATCGCAAGGCCGGCCGGATCGCCGCGCTGACCGCTGTCGCCGATCGGCTGGAAAAGCTGGTGCCGATGGATTTCCCCGAAGCCGATCCTGCCGTGGTGACGCTGGCGCAGCAGGCATTCGGTTACAAAAGCAAATAA
- a CDS encoding lytic transglycosylase domain-containing protein — protein sequence MSSMCASSHVESYLIRMPIIALLLMTAGAGAQTETVQPLPPEYPVRGPMVQPLPAPDNHPSPWQQVQSRIGMAQDSSIAGTINQWRALQSSDGLGFSTYANFLIANPGWPGEDRMRRLAESGINPDSFDPAQVATFFARFPARSATGHARNAIALIQLGRMAEARVAARNAWIGGSLSPADEARLLSLFGSALTPADHDQRADALLWGNDTAGATRMLAYVSPARRATFEARIALRRRSPDAAMLMQAAEGTGAADAGFIADKAVWLRDSGNGVSARQYLANRNAVTYRPGNAEKFYEILLGQARGAAADSQWSFAYGIASKIDDAIAPGVDVSDQPIGVRDDYTSLAWLAGSTAFYNLNRPADAVTMFRRYADAAKSPQTKSKGYYWAGRAALQSGDAAGASNYFAQAGVYPDQFYGQLALERLGRPIPAPATVERPVPISAAERAAFDSRSVVRAAMALGQMGYWEDQSKFARAIANNADSDADHYLAAELAQKIGRPDMGVMVGRRAVSSGLTGYGQSAFPRVPVPSEAQYNWTMVHAIARQESQFDRQIVSHAGARGLMQLMPGTAREQAGKLGMSYNPGSLNEPGYNILLGSGYFQRMLDYYGGSYPLAVAAYNAGPGNVNKWIAANGDPRLAGADMLRWIEQIPIFETRNYVQRVLENAVVYEAMNPERAKFRGTSAVLSRYLGKQTPG from the coding sequence ATGTCCAGCATGTGCGCCTCCTCCCATGTCGAAAGTTACCTGATCCGAATGCCGATTATTGCCTTGTTGCTCATGACCGCCGGTGCCGGCGCGCAAACCGAAACCGTCCAGCCGCTGCCGCCCGAATATCCGGTGCGCGGGCCGATGGTCCAGCCGCTGCCCGCCCCCGACAATCATCCCAGCCCCTGGCAACAGGTGCAGAGCCGGATCGGCATGGCGCAGGACAGCAGCATCGCCGGCACGATCAACCAGTGGCGGGCGTTGCAGTCGAGCGACGGCCTGGGCTTTTCCACCTATGCCAATTTCCTGATCGCCAATCCCGGCTGGCCGGGCGAGGACCGGATGCGGCGGCTGGCCGAGTCGGGGATCAATCCCGACAGTTTCGATCCGGCGCAGGTCGCGACCTTCTTTGCGCGATTCCCGGCGCGCAGCGCGACCGGCCATGCCCGCAACGCGATCGCCCTGATACAGCTTGGCCGCATGGCCGAAGCGCGGGTGGCGGCGCGCAACGCCTGGATCGGCGGATCGCTCAGCCCGGCGGACGAGGCCCGGCTGCTGTCGCTGTTCGGATCGGCGCTGACTCCGGCCGACCATGACCAGCGCGCCGACGCGCTGCTGTGGGGCAATGACACCGCCGGCGCGACCCGGATGCTGGCCTATGTCAGCCCGGCGCGGCGCGCCACGTTCGAAGCGCGCATCGCCTTGCGCCGCCGGTCGCCCGATGCGGCGATGCTGATGCAGGCGGCCGAGGGGACCGGCGCGGCCGATGCCGGCTTTATCGCCGACAAGGCGGTGTGGCTGCGCGACAGCGGCAATGGCGTATCGGCGCGCCAATATCTGGCGAACCGCAATGCGGTGACATATCGGCCGGGCAATGCCGAGAAATTCTACGAGATATTGCTGGGTCAGGCGCGCGGGGCGGCCGCGGACAGCCAGTGGAGCTTCGCCTATGGCATCGCCAGCAAGATCGATGACGCGATCGCGCCCGGCGTCGATGTCAGCGACCAGCCCATCGGGGTGCGCGACGATTATACCAGCCTGGCCTGGCTGGCGGGCAGCACCGCCTTCTACAACCTCAATCGCCCGGCCGATGCGGTGACGATGTTCCGCCGCTATGCCGATGCGGCCAAATCGCCGCAGACCAAGTCCAAAGGCTATTATTGGGCCGGCCGCGCCGCGCTCCAGTCCGGCGACGCGGCGGGCGCCAGCAATTATTTTGCCCAAGCGGGCGTCTATCCCGATCAATTTTACGGACAGTTGGCGCTCGAACGGCTGGGCCGGCCGATCCCCGCCCCCGCCACGGTCGAACGGCCGGTGCCGATCTCCGCCGCCGAGCGCGCCGCCTTCGACAGCCGATCGGTGGTGCGCGCGGCCATGGCGCTGGGGCAGATGGGCTATTGGGAGGATCAGAGCAAATTCGCCCGCGCCATCGCCAACAATGCCGACAGCGACGCCGACCATTATCTGGCGGCCGAACTGGCGCAGAAGATCGGCCGCCCCGACATGGGCGTGATGGTTGGCCGGCGTGCGGTGTCGAGCGGCCTGACCGGCTATGGCCAGAGCGCCTTCCCGCGCGTGCCGGTGCCGTCGGAGGCGCAATATAACTGGACCATGGTCCATGCCATCGCCCGGCAGGAAAGCCAGTTCGACCGCCAGATCGTGTCCCATGCCGGCGCACGCGGCCTGATGCAGTTGATGCCCGGCACCGCGCGCGAGCAGGCGGGGAAGCTGGGGATGAGCTACAATCCCGGATCGCTGAACGAGCCAGGCTATAATATCCTGCTGGGATCGGGCTATTTCCAGCGAATGCTGGACTATTATGGCGGCAGCTATCCGCTGGCGGTGGCGGCCTATAATGCTGGCCCCGGCAATGTGAACAAATGGATCGCCGCCAATGGCGACCCGCGGCTGGCGGGCGCGGACATGCTGCGCTGGATCGAGCAGATCCCGATCTTCGAGACGCGCAACTATGTGCAGCGGGTGTTGGAAAATGCCGTGGTCTATGAGGCGATGAACCCGGAGCGGGCGAAATTCCGGGGCACCAGCGCGGTGCTGAGCCGCTATCTGGGGAAGCAGACGCCGGGGTGA